From Bradyrhizobium sp. NDS-1, the proteins below share one genomic window:
- a CDS encoding DUF3833 family protein, translating into MRWTVHKLGEGQYTGYENRLEGEATGEQAGCAFHWKYTRDTPQGDGKSFKLNFDDWFYAIDDRVCIVRDGACDLSEAIRFGRGTSSSVTRDASSRLGLLHRSANAGIDSKASRFASIQSSNRQFAVTQR; encoded by the coding sequence CTGCGCTGGACCGTTCACAAGCTAGGTGAAGGTCAGTACACCGGCTATGAAAATCGCCTGGAAGGTGAAGCCACCGGCGAGCAGGCCGGTTGTGCCTTCCATTGGAAATACACGCGCGATACGCCTCAAGGCGATGGAAAGTCGTTCAAGCTGAATTTCGATGACTGGTTCTACGCGATCGATGATCGCGTCTGCATCGTTCGCGACGGCGCATGTGACTTATCGGAAGCTATAAGGTTTGGGCGGGGCACGAGCTCAAGCGTGACCAGGGATGCGTCATCGCGCCTGGGTCTTCTGCATCGTAGCGCCAACGCGGGAATCGATTCTAAAGCAAGCCGGTTTGCTTCGATTCAGTCGTCGAACCGCCAGTTCGCCGTCACCCAGCGATAG
- a CDS encoding ATP-binding protein: protein MLLLDGRPVKLGGRAFELLRLLVERRGELVTKNELMAAAWPGTFLHDSNLKVNMWSLRRSLGDTQIEPIYIATVARRGYKFIADVQAVIGEIEEEPTLADPLPHSHPPLPRGIVGREADIVEIADLLAEDRHVTLAGAGGIGKTTVAVAVAQGFASRYRDGICFVDLATISDPTLFGAALVTALGIRGNTDIGLAAVLDYLRPRQMLLILDNCEHVLPAATIFASKFTTDTSPSRLLATSREPLGNTSEHVVRLGALASPRSGLGLSVDQAVRFPAVELFVRRAAEWADYEFVDDDCQAIAAVCHSLDGLPLAIELAAAQIGRFTPRELLVILDQKLGFSAAGTDDAPPRHETLMATIEWSFRLLSQREARLFALLSVFSDGFEAEDAVFVAEASGLTPVDVVTGLGSLVAKSLLSAQARGASLCYRLLDSTRRYAAERRQGDPACGRAPRRHAERMLALFEQSEEEWNWREPADWTERYLGRIADLRTALSWSFGEQGDAILGIRLAVAAIPLWSETFILSEAQARLESALALAKSVACDDLSKAKLACAVGWSLFYARKISNENEVAWLDAIAFARRADSIEYKQRALVGFAFYLLQIGEVARAITYLEEATSLADRARDSTATSEADRALAWARAFAGELSKSRPVLDRLAATRSLAEGRSRKDANEVYRFVAVRFNLPFVAWMQGQADYATRLAREAVEAADRGGHWVSQSNAFGLAALPISLETGDLGALEIFAERLRRNLERERISRWVAVERYFSACLRDLRGDPHALEDIRAAIDELIECRFLMRIGSYLGFLASAYLRQGRIAPARDAIRRAIDYQERQGERWCRSELLRVNASILLHAGETVRAEKLLQQALAEARAIGALTFALRIATDLATHWAATDREMKAVRLLAPIFDEFTEGFGTQDLVRASRLLTQLETGTSGVKTPKKTTPKWR from the coding sequence TTGCTCCTTCTCGACGGGCGTCCCGTCAAACTGGGCGGACGCGCGTTCGAGCTCTTGCGGCTGCTGGTGGAGCGCCGTGGCGAGCTAGTCACCAAGAACGAGCTGATGGCGGCAGCCTGGCCGGGCACGTTCCTCCACGACAGCAATCTTAAGGTCAATATGTGGAGCTTGCGGCGCTCGCTGGGAGACACCCAGATCGAGCCCATCTACATCGCGACCGTGGCGCGGCGCGGGTACAAATTCATCGCCGATGTCCAGGCCGTCATCGGCGAGATCGAGGAGGAGCCTACGCTGGCCGATCCGCTCCCCCATTCCCATCCGCCATTGCCGCGCGGCATCGTCGGACGCGAAGCCGACATCGTCGAAATCGCCGATCTGCTCGCTGAGGACAGGCACGTGACCCTGGCCGGCGCAGGAGGGATCGGGAAGACGACCGTGGCGGTGGCCGTCGCCCAAGGGTTTGCATCAAGGTATCGCGACGGCATCTGCTTCGTCGATCTCGCTACGATCTCAGATCCTACTCTGTTCGGCGCGGCGCTGGTGACGGCACTCGGTATCAGGGGCAATACGGACATTGGTCTGGCTGCTGTCCTCGACTATCTGAGGCCGCGGCAGATGCTGCTCATCCTCGACAATTGCGAGCATGTGCTGCCCGCCGCCACGATCTTCGCCAGCAAGTTCACGACGGACACATCGCCGTCCCGGCTGCTTGCGACGAGTCGCGAGCCGCTCGGCAACACCTCCGAGCATGTCGTGCGGCTTGGCGCTCTCGCTTCTCCGAGATCTGGGCTGGGGCTGTCGGTTGATCAGGCTGTCAGGTTCCCGGCGGTGGAGTTGTTCGTCCGCCGCGCCGCCGAATGGGCTGACTACGAGTTTGTCGACGATGATTGCCAAGCCATCGCCGCGGTCTGCCACTCGTTGGACGGACTCCCACTCGCCATCGAATTGGCTGCGGCTCAGATCGGCAGGTTCACGCCGCGGGAGCTGTTGGTCATTCTCGATCAGAAGCTCGGCTTTAGCGCCGCCGGGACCGACGACGCGCCGCCGCGCCATGAGACCCTGATGGCGACGATTGAGTGGAGCTTCCGGCTGCTGTCGCAGAGGGAAGCCAGGCTTTTCGCGCTGCTGTCCGTATTCAGTGACGGATTCGAGGCCGAGGATGCGGTCTTCGTCGCGGAAGCGTCCGGGCTCACGCCAGTCGACGTCGTGACCGGACTCGGCAGCCTCGTCGCCAAATCCCTGTTGAGCGCGCAGGCCCGGGGCGCGAGCCTGTGCTACCGGCTGCTCGACAGCACACGCCGTTATGCCGCCGAGCGGCGTCAGGGCGATCCGGCGTGCGGCAGGGCGCCGCGCCGCCATGCCGAGCGCATGCTTGCGCTGTTCGAGCAGTCCGAGGAAGAGTGGAACTGGCGCGAGCCGGCCGATTGGACCGAGCGCTACCTCGGCCGCATAGCCGATCTGAGAACCGCGCTGTCATGGTCGTTCGGCGAGCAGGGCGATGCCATCCTCGGCATCAGGCTTGCGGTTGCGGCGATCCCCCTGTGGTCGGAAACCTTCATCTTGTCGGAGGCGCAGGCGCGGCTAGAGAGCGCGCTCGCTTTGGCCAAGAGCGTCGCCTGCGACGATCTGTCGAAAGCAAAGCTCGCCTGTGCGGTCGGATGGAGCCTCTTCTACGCCCGCAAGATTTCGAATGAGAACGAGGTCGCCTGGCTTGATGCGATCGCTTTCGCAAGACGCGCCGACAGCATCGAGTATAAGCAGCGGGCGCTGGTGGGTTTTGCGTTCTATCTGCTGCAGATCGGCGAAGTCGCGCGCGCCATCACCTATCTTGAGGAGGCCACCTCGCTGGCCGACCGGGCGCGCGATTCGACGGCGACATCCGAAGCCGACAGGGCCCTGGCATGGGCCCGCGCCTTTGCAGGCGAATTGAGCAAGAGCCGCCCGGTTCTCGATCGGCTCGCAGCAACCCGTTCGCTGGCCGAGGGCCGCTCGCGCAAGGATGCGAACGAGGTCTACCGCTTCGTCGCCGTGCGCTTCAACCTGCCCTTCGTCGCGTGGATGCAGGGGCAAGCCGACTACGCCACCAGACTGGCGCGCGAGGCCGTTGAGGCTGCGGACCGCGGGGGCCATTGGGTGTCGCAATCGAACGCATTTGGGCTCGCCGCACTGCCTATCTCGCTCGAAACCGGCGATCTTGGCGCGCTTGAGATCTTCGCAGAACGGCTGCGTCGCAATCTCGAACGCGAGCGCATCTCGCGCTGGGTTGCGGTCGAGCGCTATTTCTCGGCCTGCCTGCGCGACTTGCGCGGCGATCCGCACGCGTTGGAAGATATCCGAGCCGCGATTGACGAACTGATCGAATGCCGTTTCCTGATGCGGATCGGCAGCTATCTGGGTTTCCTCGCTAGCGCATATCTGCGGCAAGGGCGGATCGCGCCAGCGCGCGACGCCATCAGGCGAGCCATCGACTATCAGGAACGACAGGGCGAGCGCTGGTGCCGCTCGGAACTCCTGCGGGTCAATGCATCGATCCTTCTCCATGCCGGCGAAACAGTCCGCGCCGAGAAGCTGTTACAACAGGCGCTGGCTGAAGCTCGCGCCATCGGCGCGTTGACCTTCGCGCTTCGGATCGCCACCGACCTCGCCACTCATTGGGCGGCGACGGACCGCGAGATGAAGGCGGTTCGATTGCTCGCTCCGATTTTCGATGAATTCACCGAAGGGTTCGGTACGCAAGACCTTGTTCGTGCGTCCCGACTGTTGACTCAGCTGGAGACCGGGACAAGCGGCGTGAAAACTCCCAAGAAAACGACCCCGAAATGGCGTTGA
- a CDS encoding putative quinol monooxygenase, with protein sequence MLPATLPAVAQEAPRVHYQEIPEGAYSVVAQVRAKPGKEDMLRAVTLPLIDLVRSDPKNLIYFLQEDRAKPGHFIFYEVFASQADFDAHNAMPYVKEWFAKLPELADGGVEVMRMAILGKPKK encoded by the coding sequence ATGCTGCCAGCAACGCTTCCGGCTGTGGCTCAGGAAGCGCCGCGCGTGCACTATCAGGAAATCCCGGAGGGTGCATATTCCGTGGTGGCCCAGGTGCGTGCCAAGCCTGGAAAGGAAGACATGCTGCGCGCCGTTACCTTGCCGCTGATCGACCTGGTCCGCAGCGATCCCAAGAACTTGATCTATTTCCTTCAGGAAGACCGCGCCAAGCCCGGACACTTCATCTTCTACGAAGTGTTCGCCAGCCAGGCCGATTTCGATGCACACAATGCAATGCCTTATGTGAAGGAGTGGTTCGCCAAGCTTCCGGAACTTGCCGATGGCGGCGTCGAAGTCATGCGCATGGCCATTCTCGGCAAGCCCAAAAAATAG
- a CDS encoding VOC family protein: protein MTDENDNPTDMGRRALLQTAGAAVVTGLVTGTAIDARAAAQEAERDEAPLGARLQGVQHFGLTVQNMERAYQFYTEVLGGTEVFRHGDFQGDGVQNTLLADQEIEANARGVNPRTIGVPDLRSGAQRLDVRFIQFDNMVLELLQYREADQPIGSAKSFAEPVEHMSPAFPRMMHICFYVRDDVDFNKFIADLEAESARRGMTQVRANRTIRVMTEADRKAAPRNTNTNRVTAEPSNGWELIYCKGPEGEQLEFVKALGPVKKRFSEALAKRQQKIVR from the coding sequence ATGACAGATGAAAACGACAACCCCACCGACATGGGTCGCCGCGCCTTGCTTCAGACCGCCGGCGCCGCCGTCGTCACGGGCCTCGTCACCGGCACGGCAATCGACGCACGCGCCGCGGCACAGGAGGCCGAGCGCGACGAGGCGCCGCTCGGCGCGCGGCTCCAGGGAGTCCAGCATTTCGGGCTGACGGTCCAGAACATGGAACGGGCGTACCAGTTCTACACGGAGGTTCTTGGCGGCACCGAGGTGTTCCGGCACGGCGACTTCCAGGGCGACGGGGTGCAGAACACGCTGCTGGCCGACCAGGAGATCGAGGCGAACGCACGCGGGGTCAATCCGCGAACCATTGGCGTGCCCGACTTGCGAAGCGGGGCACAGCGGCTCGATGTCCGCTTCATCCAGTTCGACAACATGGTGCTGGAACTGCTGCAATATCGCGAGGCTGATCAGCCCATCGGCAGCGCGAAGAGCTTCGCCGAACCGGTGGAGCACATGAGCCCTGCTTTCCCGCGCATGATGCACATCTGCTTCTATGTTCGCGACGATGTCGACTTCAACAAGTTCATTGCCGATCTCGAAGCGGAATCGGCGCGCCGCGGCATGACGCAGGTGAGAGCGAACCGCACCATCCGCGTCATGACGGAGGCGGATCGCAAGGCCGCGCCCCGCAACACCAACACGAACCGGGTGACCGCCGAACCATCGAACGGCTGGGAGCTGATCTACTGCAAGGGACCAGAGGGCGAGCAGCTCGAATTCGTCAAGGCGCTCGGTCCGGTCAAGAAGCGCTTCAGCGAGGCCTTGGCAAAACGGCAACAGAAGATCGTGCGCTAG